Sequence from the Paenibacillus tundrae genome:
CAAATTATACATTTGAAAATTGGTATAGCGACGAAACATTGCAAGCAGCTTGGGACTTTACTAATTCAATAGATCCTAATACAACACTTTATTCAAAATATATTTCCGATAAATTAACGGTATCTTTTAATAGTAATGGTGGTAGTCATGTGGCGGATCTAGCTGATATAAACTATGATACGACGATTACAGCACCAGTGGCTCCAACAAGGTCAGGTTATGTATTCGGAGGATGGTATGTAGATCAAGCTCTTACAACAAATTGGAATTTCGATACGGACAAAGTCACAGAAAATAAAACATTATTTGCAAAATGGAATGCTATTAATAACCCACCGGTTGTTCCACCAGTTACGTCACCAGCTCCAGTTACATCACCAGTTGTACCATCAGTTACAACATCAGTTACGCCAGCAGTTACACCACCAGTTGTCGAACAGGAAATTGAGGATACAGAAAACATTGATTCAGAACAAGAACCTGAAACACCAGTAGAAAAATATTTTACTGATATAGATGGACATTGGGCTGAGAATAGTATTAATGAATTAGCACAAAAAGGGATATTGAAGGGATATGATAGTGGTCAATTCGGTCCAAATGACTTCATCCAAAGACATCATCTTGCATTGTTGATCAATCGTTTAGTGAAGCTTGATGCAGTAAAGGAAGCTGTAAACTTTGAAGATGTGCCGACGAATCATCCGAGCTATAGTGCAATATTGAACCTACAGCAAGGTGGAGTTATTGATGGTTATAAAAATTCATTTAATCCATCAGGGCAGTTAACACTAGGTGAGCTTGCGAAAATATTAGTTCATGCGTTTAATATAGAGCAAGCTAAAATTACAGGAGAAAATCAACATTGGAGTTATATTTATACCCAAACTTTATCAGAGTTAGAGATTATGAAGGCAGAAGACATTGAAAATGGTGTGAATAAACCCGTAACAAGAGCCTTGTTGGCTGATGTTTTATATCGATTGTTACAGTATAAGCAGTTAATATAACTGTTTCAATTCAATAGTACATTAGGTTAATTGACAAGGACTTTCATGTAGATCCGGCTTACAGTATTACTACTAAAAAACCTTTCTTTTATTTGACTAACCATCAAGTAAAAGAAAGGTTGTTTGTATTATTGGGAAGGATATTGCTGAGGGGCGAATCTCCCGGGAAACGCATTGTGAGCTTTGGGTTCGCACCTGTCAGAATAGAAAACTCCCCCTTACTGGGGACAGCAACAAACCCCATACTCTACCTATAAATTATCCTATCGTCTCTCCATAAGCCTAGACGTACCACGCAACTCATCTACAGTCCCAGCACCAATACCGAACATCACGGTGCGTAGCTCGAACTCGACCTGCTCTAGACGCTGGCTTAACGCTTCATCAGAAGCAACCGCCGATTCAAGCAGCGAGCGTCCGAACCCGGCAAGGTCAGCGCCAAGTGCGATCGCTTTAGCCGCATCGACTCCGCTATGCAGTCCGCCGCTGCCGATGAGCGCGCCTGCTGGATTCAGCGTACGCACCTCACGGATGCAATCCGCTGTTGGAATGCCCCAGTCTGCGAATGCTTCTGCTGCAGCACGTCGTACCGGATTGGTATTCCGATATTTCTCGACCTGTACCCAGCTCGTGCCGCCAGCACCTGCTACATCCACGAAGGCTGCACCTGCTGCATATAACCGCTGTGCCATCTCGCCATCCATGCCGAAGCCTACTTCCTTCACACCAACGGGGACATCCAGCTTCGCGCACAGCTCCTCGATCCGATGTAACAGCCCACTGAAGTCAGTGTTGCCCTCGGGCTGGAAAATCTCCTGCAAGCTGTTCAGATGCAGCACAAGCATGTCGGCACCCGCAATGTCCACAGCACGCTGGA
This genomic interval carries:
- the fni gene encoding type 2 isopentenyl-diphosphate Delta-isomerase produces the protein MNEQERAGKRLLPEVATGERKLEHVRLCLEENVAGEGITSGMERYAFRHNPLPELNFDEVSLETAFIGKKVRTPLLISSMTGGSETTGAINERLARVANARGWALGVGSIRAAVEQPELAYTFDVRRWAPDIPVIANLGAVQLNYGFTTADFQRAVDIAGADMLVLHLNSLQEIFQPEGNTDFSGLLHRIEELCAKLDVPVGVKEVGFGMDGEMAQRLYAAGAAFVDVAGAGGTSWVQVEKYRNTNPVRRAAAEAFADWGIPTADCIREVRTLNPAGALIGSGGLHSGVDAAKAIALGADLAGFGRSLLESAVASDEALSQRLEQVEFELRTVMFGIGAGTVDELRGTSRLMERR